The following coding sequences lie in one Takifugu flavidus isolate HTHZ2018 chromosome 4, ASM371156v2, whole genome shotgun sequence genomic window:
- the tfeb gene encoding transcription factor EB isoform X4, protein MASRIGLRMQLMRDKLQQEEQRERQQQQQNAALQYMHQRMAGPPAPTPAITAPQHYQNMQVPIEVLKVQTHLENPTDYHIRQSMKQQVKEYLSTTHATKQAVHAVAGLAPPSPPANMGTTGGSASAPQPLHSPHVRTEQLMSGNSAPNSPMAMLNINSSHENEMDEVIDDIISMQSNYDIQGFIDAVQMPNTLPLSSSHLDVYTGPGMKGPAIAMTSNSCPANLTIKREISDAEARALAKERQKKDNHNLIERRRRFNINDRIKELGTMIPKTNDLDVRWNKGTILRASVEYIKQMQKDIQRSREVENNFKKMEMANKQLMLRIQELEMQARLHGLPGNSPTGLSAADLMPAYIKQEEENLAHHQAQVHQAQHLPQNQPHPQVQQHHFLQHHLHHEGHPQPQPRQLPLLPPHMQPHAPIQYPSVGSSQPFDFAPALDFSDGIPAFSDGMTGLGDLGGLDVQARRGELGFLMMEALSPIGGDPLLSAMSPEASVDSSRRSSFSIEDGDIL, encoded by the exons ATGGCCTCACGCATTGGTCTGCGTATGCAG CTGATGCGTGACAAGCTGCAGCAAGAGGAGCAGcgtgagcggcagcagcagcagcaaaatgcGGCGCTGCAGTACATGCACCAGCGCATGGCTGggccccccgcccccacccctgCCATCACCGCACCACAGCATTACCAAAATATGCAGGTTCCCATCGAGGTTCTAAAG GTACAGACGCACCTGGAGAATCCTACAGACTACCACATCCGCCAGTCTatgaagcagcaggtgaaagAATACCTGTCGACCACCCACGCTACCAAACAG GCCGTCCACGCAGTTGCAGGGCTGGCGCCACCCTCTCCTCCCGCCAACATGGGTACTACAGGGGGCTCGGCGTCTGCCCCCCAGCCTCTACACTCCCCACACGTGCGCACTGAGCAGCTCATGTCTGGTAACAGCGCCCCCAACAGCCCAATGGCCATGCTCAACATCAACTCCAGCCATGAAAAtgag ATGGATGAGGtcattgatgacatcatcagcatgCAGTCCAATTATGACATTCAGGGATTCATTGATGCCGTTCAGATGCCAAATACA CTTCCCCTGTCCAGCAGTCACTTGGATGTGTACACGGGCCCTGGGATGAAGGGTCCAGCCATCGCCATGACCAGTAACTCCTGTCCTGCCAACCTGACCATCAAACGGGAAATCTCAG ATGCAGAAGCCCGAGCTCTGGCCaaggagagacagaagaaagacaacCACAACCTGA ttgaaaggaggaggaggtttaaCATCAACGATCGTATAAAGGAACTGGGCACCATGATTCCCAAAACCAATGACCT TGATGTGCGCTGGAACAAAGGCACCATCCTGCGCGCGTCTGTGGAGTACATCAAACAAATGCAGAAGGATATTCAGAGGTCCAGAGAAGTGGAGAACAACTTCAAAAAGATGGAGATGGCCAACAAGCAGCTCATGCTACGTATTCAG gAGTTGGAGATGCAGGCTCGGCTGCACGGCCTGCCTGGCAACTCCCCCACTGGCCTCAGCGCGGCTGACTTGATGCCTGCTTATAtaaagcaagaggaggagaatcTCGCTCACCATCAGGCCCAGGTCCACCAGGCCCAGCACTTACCCCAGAACCAGCCTCACCCCCAGGTCCAGCAGCACCATTtcctccagcaccacctccaccacgaGGGCCACCCCCAGCCTCAGCCCAGGCAGCTGCCTCTGCTCCCCCCACACATGCAGCCTCATGCACCCATCCAGTACCCATCAGTGGGCAGCTCCCAGCCCTTTGACTTTGCCCCAGCGCTGGACTTTTCTGACGGAATACCCGCCTTCTCCGATGGCATGACCGGGCTAGGAGACCTGGGTGGACTAGATGTCCAAGCGAGGAGAGGCGAGCTGGGCTTCCTGATGATGGAGGCCCTGTCCCCCATAGGGGGAGATCCGCTGCTCTCTGCGATGTCCCCCGAAGCCTCCGTCGACTCCAGCCGCAGATCCAGCTTCAGCATAGAGGACGGAGACATACTGTAG
- the tfeb gene encoding transcription factor EB isoform X1 yields the protein MYTVTTRPMICQSASSITQTCSHRQKQSKTHRKLLFPLKQLHLPLGLDCGALTSARPPLPPRPPAMASRIGLRMQLMRDKLQQEEQRERQQQQQNAALQYMHQRMAGPPAPTPAITAPQHYQNMQVPIEVLKVQTHLENPTDYHIRQSMKQQVKEYLSTTHATKQAVHAVAGLAPPSPPANMGTTGGSASAPQPLHSPHVRTEQLMSGNSAPNSPMAMLNINSSHENEMDEVIDDIISMQSNYDIQGFIDAVQMPNTLPLSSSHLDVYTGPGMKGPAIAMTSNSCPANLTIKREISDAEARALAKERQKKDNHNLIERRRRFNINDRIKELGTMIPKTNDLDVRWNKGTILRASVEYIKQMQKDIQRSREVENNFKKMEMANKQLMLRIQELEMQARLHGLPGNSPTGLSAADLMPAYIKQEEENLAHHQAQVHQAQHLPQNQPHPQVQQHHFLQHHLHHEGHPQPQPRQLPLLPPHMQPHAPIQYPSVGSSQPFDFAPALDFSDGIPAFSDGMTGLGDLGGLDVQARRGELGFLMMEALSPIGGDPLLSAMSPEASVDSSRRSSFSIEDGDIL from the exons CTTCATCTACCTCTCGGGCTGGACTGTGGTGCATTGACATCGGCTCgccctcctctgccccctcgCCCCCCAGCCATGGCCTCACGCATTGGTCTGCGTATGCAG CTGATGCGTGACAAGCTGCAGCAAGAGGAGCAGcgtgagcggcagcagcagcagcaaaatgcGGCGCTGCAGTACATGCACCAGCGCATGGCTGggccccccgcccccacccctgCCATCACCGCACCACAGCATTACCAAAATATGCAGGTTCCCATCGAGGTTCTAAAG GTACAGACGCACCTGGAGAATCCTACAGACTACCACATCCGCCAGTCTatgaagcagcaggtgaaagAATACCTGTCGACCACCCACGCTACCAAACAG GCCGTCCACGCAGTTGCAGGGCTGGCGCCACCCTCTCCTCCCGCCAACATGGGTACTACAGGGGGCTCGGCGTCTGCCCCCCAGCCTCTACACTCCCCACACGTGCGCACTGAGCAGCTCATGTCTGGTAACAGCGCCCCCAACAGCCCAATGGCCATGCTCAACATCAACTCCAGCCATGAAAAtgag ATGGATGAGGtcattgatgacatcatcagcatgCAGTCCAATTATGACATTCAGGGATTCATTGATGCCGTTCAGATGCCAAATACA CTTCCCCTGTCCAGCAGTCACTTGGATGTGTACACGGGCCCTGGGATGAAGGGTCCAGCCATCGCCATGACCAGTAACTCCTGTCCTGCCAACCTGACCATCAAACGGGAAATCTCAG ATGCAGAAGCCCGAGCTCTGGCCaaggagagacagaagaaagacaacCACAACCTGA ttgaaaggaggaggaggtttaaCATCAACGATCGTATAAAGGAACTGGGCACCATGATTCCCAAAACCAATGACCT TGATGTGCGCTGGAACAAAGGCACCATCCTGCGCGCGTCTGTGGAGTACATCAAACAAATGCAGAAGGATATTCAGAGGTCCAGAGAAGTGGAGAACAACTTCAAAAAGATGGAGATGGCCAACAAGCAGCTCATGCTACGTATTCAG gAGTTGGAGATGCAGGCTCGGCTGCACGGCCTGCCTGGCAACTCCCCCACTGGCCTCAGCGCGGCTGACTTGATGCCTGCTTATAtaaagcaagaggaggagaatcTCGCTCACCATCAGGCCCAGGTCCACCAGGCCCAGCACTTACCCCAGAACCAGCCTCACCCCCAGGTCCAGCAGCACCATTtcctccagcaccacctccaccacgaGGGCCACCCCCAGCCTCAGCCCAGGCAGCTGCCTCTGCTCCCCCCACACATGCAGCCTCATGCACCCATCCAGTACCCATCAGTGGGCAGCTCCCAGCCCTTTGACTTTGCCCCAGCGCTGGACTTTTCTGACGGAATACCCGCCTTCTCCGATGGCATGACCGGGCTAGGAGACCTGGGTGGACTAGATGTCCAAGCGAGGAGAGGCGAGCTGGGCTTCCTGATGATGGAGGCCCTGTCCCCCATAGGGGGAGATCCGCTGCTCTCTGCGATGTCCCCCGAAGCCTCCGTCGACTCCAGCCGCAGATCCAGCTTCAGCATAGAGGACGGAGACATACTGTAG
- the tfeb gene encoding transcription factor EB isoform X2, with translation MYTVTTRPMICQSASSITQTCSHRQKQSKTHRKLLFPLKQLHLPLGLDCGALTSARPPLPPRPPAMASRIGLRMQLMRDKLQQEEQRERQQQQQNAALQYMHQRMAGPPAPTPAITAPQHYQNMQVPIEVLKVQTHLENPTDYHIRQSMKQQVKEYLSTTHATKQAVHAVAGLAPPSPPANMGTTGGSASAPQPLHSPHVRTEQLMSGNSAPNSPMAMLNINSSHENEMDEVIDDIISMQSNYDIQGFIDAVQMPNTLPLSSSHLDVYTGPGMKGPAIAMTSNSCPANLTIKREISEARALAKERQKKDNHNLIERRRRFNINDRIKELGTMIPKTNDLDVRWNKGTILRASVEYIKQMQKDIQRSREVENNFKKMEMANKQLMLRIQELEMQARLHGLPGNSPTGLSAADLMPAYIKQEEENLAHHQAQVHQAQHLPQNQPHPQVQQHHFLQHHLHHEGHPQPQPRQLPLLPPHMQPHAPIQYPSVGSSQPFDFAPALDFSDGIPAFSDGMTGLGDLGGLDVQARRGELGFLMMEALSPIGGDPLLSAMSPEASVDSSRRSSFSIEDGDIL, from the exons CTTCATCTACCTCTCGGGCTGGACTGTGGTGCATTGACATCGGCTCgccctcctctgccccctcgCCCCCCAGCCATGGCCTCACGCATTGGTCTGCGTATGCAG CTGATGCGTGACAAGCTGCAGCAAGAGGAGCAGcgtgagcggcagcagcagcagcaaaatgcGGCGCTGCAGTACATGCACCAGCGCATGGCTGggccccccgcccccacccctgCCATCACCGCACCACAGCATTACCAAAATATGCAGGTTCCCATCGAGGTTCTAAAG GTACAGACGCACCTGGAGAATCCTACAGACTACCACATCCGCCAGTCTatgaagcagcaggtgaaagAATACCTGTCGACCACCCACGCTACCAAACAG GCCGTCCACGCAGTTGCAGGGCTGGCGCCACCCTCTCCTCCCGCCAACATGGGTACTACAGGGGGCTCGGCGTCTGCCCCCCAGCCTCTACACTCCCCACACGTGCGCACTGAGCAGCTCATGTCTGGTAACAGCGCCCCCAACAGCCCAATGGCCATGCTCAACATCAACTCCAGCCATGAAAAtgag ATGGATGAGGtcattgatgacatcatcagcatgCAGTCCAATTATGACATTCAGGGATTCATTGATGCCGTTCAGATGCCAAATACA CTTCCCCTGTCCAGCAGTCACTTGGATGTGTACACGGGCCCTGGGATGAAGGGTCCAGCCATCGCCATGACCAGTAACTCCTGTCCTGCCAACCTGACCATCAAACGGGAAATCTCAG AAGCCCGAGCTCTGGCCaaggagagacagaagaaagacaacCACAACCTGA ttgaaaggaggaggaggtttaaCATCAACGATCGTATAAAGGAACTGGGCACCATGATTCCCAAAACCAATGACCT TGATGTGCGCTGGAACAAAGGCACCATCCTGCGCGCGTCTGTGGAGTACATCAAACAAATGCAGAAGGATATTCAGAGGTCCAGAGAAGTGGAGAACAACTTCAAAAAGATGGAGATGGCCAACAAGCAGCTCATGCTACGTATTCAG gAGTTGGAGATGCAGGCTCGGCTGCACGGCCTGCCTGGCAACTCCCCCACTGGCCTCAGCGCGGCTGACTTGATGCCTGCTTATAtaaagcaagaggaggagaatcTCGCTCACCATCAGGCCCAGGTCCACCAGGCCCAGCACTTACCCCAGAACCAGCCTCACCCCCAGGTCCAGCAGCACCATTtcctccagcaccacctccaccacgaGGGCCACCCCCAGCCTCAGCCCAGGCAGCTGCCTCTGCTCCCCCCACACATGCAGCCTCATGCACCCATCCAGTACCCATCAGTGGGCAGCTCCCAGCCCTTTGACTTTGCCCCAGCGCTGGACTTTTCTGACGGAATACCCGCCTTCTCCGATGGCATGACCGGGCTAGGAGACCTGGGTGGACTAGATGTCCAAGCGAGGAGAGGCGAGCTGGGCTTCCTGATGATGGAGGCCCTGTCCCCCATAGGGGGAGATCCGCTGCTCTCTGCGATGTCCCCCGAAGCCTCCGTCGACTCCAGCCGCAGATCCAGCTTCAGCATAGAGGACGGAGACATACTGTAG
- the tfeb gene encoding transcription factor EB isoform X3 encodes MGIKIASSITQTCSHRQKQSKTHRKLLFPLKQLHLPLGLDCGALTSARPPLPPRPPAMASRIGLRMQLMRDKLQQEEQRERQQQQQNAALQYMHQRMAGPPAPTPAITAPQHYQNMQVPIEVLKVQTHLENPTDYHIRQSMKQQVKEYLSTTHATKQAVHAVAGLAPPSPPANMGTTGGSASAPQPLHSPHVRTEQLMSGNSAPNSPMAMLNINSSHENEMDEVIDDIISMQSNYDIQGFIDAVQMPNTLPLSSSHLDVYTGPGMKGPAIAMTSNSCPANLTIKREISDAEARALAKERQKKDNHNLIERRRRFNINDRIKELGTMIPKTNDLDVRWNKGTILRASVEYIKQMQKDIQRSREVENNFKKMEMANKQLMLRIQELEMQARLHGLPGNSPTGLSAADLMPAYIKQEEENLAHHQAQVHQAQHLPQNQPHPQVQQHHFLQHHLHHEGHPQPQPRQLPLLPPHMQPHAPIQYPSVGSSQPFDFAPALDFSDGIPAFSDGMTGLGDLGGLDVQARRGELGFLMMEALSPIGGDPLLSAMSPEASVDSSRRSSFSIEDGDIL; translated from the exons CTTCATCTACCTCTCGGGCTGGACTGTGGTGCATTGACATCGGCTCgccctcctctgccccctcgCCCCCCAGCCATGGCCTCACGCATTGGTCTGCGTATGCAG CTGATGCGTGACAAGCTGCAGCAAGAGGAGCAGcgtgagcggcagcagcagcagcaaaatgcGGCGCTGCAGTACATGCACCAGCGCATGGCTGggccccccgcccccacccctgCCATCACCGCACCACAGCATTACCAAAATATGCAGGTTCCCATCGAGGTTCTAAAG GTACAGACGCACCTGGAGAATCCTACAGACTACCACATCCGCCAGTCTatgaagcagcaggtgaaagAATACCTGTCGACCACCCACGCTACCAAACAG GCCGTCCACGCAGTTGCAGGGCTGGCGCCACCCTCTCCTCCCGCCAACATGGGTACTACAGGGGGCTCGGCGTCTGCCCCCCAGCCTCTACACTCCCCACACGTGCGCACTGAGCAGCTCATGTCTGGTAACAGCGCCCCCAACAGCCCAATGGCCATGCTCAACATCAACTCCAGCCATGAAAAtgag ATGGATGAGGtcattgatgacatcatcagcatgCAGTCCAATTATGACATTCAGGGATTCATTGATGCCGTTCAGATGCCAAATACA CTTCCCCTGTCCAGCAGTCACTTGGATGTGTACACGGGCCCTGGGATGAAGGGTCCAGCCATCGCCATGACCAGTAACTCCTGTCCTGCCAACCTGACCATCAAACGGGAAATCTCAG ATGCAGAAGCCCGAGCTCTGGCCaaggagagacagaagaaagacaacCACAACCTGA ttgaaaggaggaggaggtttaaCATCAACGATCGTATAAAGGAACTGGGCACCATGATTCCCAAAACCAATGACCT TGATGTGCGCTGGAACAAAGGCACCATCCTGCGCGCGTCTGTGGAGTACATCAAACAAATGCAGAAGGATATTCAGAGGTCCAGAGAAGTGGAGAACAACTTCAAAAAGATGGAGATGGCCAACAAGCAGCTCATGCTACGTATTCAG gAGTTGGAGATGCAGGCTCGGCTGCACGGCCTGCCTGGCAACTCCCCCACTGGCCTCAGCGCGGCTGACTTGATGCCTGCTTATAtaaagcaagaggaggagaatcTCGCTCACCATCAGGCCCAGGTCCACCAGGCCCAGCACTTACCCCAGAACCAGCCTCACCCCCAGGTCCAGCAGCACCATTtcctccagcaccacctccaccacgaGGGCCACCCCCAGCCTCAGCCCAGGCAGCTGCCTCTGCTCCCCCCACACATGCAGCCTCATGCACCCATCCAGTACCCATCAGTGGGCAGCTCCCAGCCCTTTGACTTTGCCCCAGCGCTGGACTTTTCTGACGGAATACCCGCCTTCTCCGATGGCATGACCGGGCTAGGAGACCTGGGTGGACTAGATGTCCAAGCGAGGAGAGGCGAGCTGGGCTTCCTGATGATGGAGGCCCTGTCCCCCATAGGGGGAGATCCGCTGCTCTCTGCGATGTCCCCCGAAGCCTCCGTCGACTCCAGCCGCAGATCCAGCTTCAGCATAGAGGACGGAGACATACTGTAG